A window from Lachnoanaerobaculum umeaense encodes these proteins:
- a CDS encoding radical SAM mobile pair protein B: protein MAEVIDGILIDEVETKNIMTKSGLPVGGYSVNPYVGCTHACKYCYASFMKRFTGHKEEWGTFLDVKHWPEIKNPKKYVGQRLVIGSVTDGYNPQEEQFGNTRKLLEQLIGSDADILICTKSDLVVRDIDLLKKLGRVTVSWSINTLDENFKNDMDSASSIERRIAAMKQVYDAGIRTVCFVSPVFPGITDFEAIFKRVKDQCDLFWLENLNLRGSFKKTIMDYIAGKYPNLLPLYDEIYNKHNRSYFEALEAKAEEMAKKYECPFVDNEMPYGRVPHGHPVIVDYFYHEEIRGTENTGKRNR from the coding sequence ATGGCAGAAGTAATCGATGGAATCCTCATTGACGAGGTAGAAACAAAAAACATTATGACCAAGTCCGGTCTGCCGGTAGGCGGTTATTCGGTCAATCCTTATGTAGGCTGTACACATGCCTGCAAATATTGTTATGCTTCTTTTATGAAGCGATTTACCGGACACAAGGAGGAATGGGGCACTTTCCTTGACGTGAAGCATTGGCCGGAAATTAAGAATCCAAAGAAATATGTCGGACAGCGTTTGGTCATCGGTTCTGTGACGGATGGCTACAATCCACAGGAGGAGCAATTTGGGAATACCCGAAAACTTCTGGAGCAGCTGATTGGCAGTGACGCAGATATTCTAATCTGCACAAAGTCTGATCTTGTGGTACGGGATATTGATTTACTGAAGAAATTGGGACGAGTAACCGTCTCTTGGTCAATCAACACACTGGATGAAAATTTCAAAAATGATATGGACTCTGCGTCTAGCATTGAGCGTCGTATCGCTGCTATGAAGCAGGTATATGATGCAGGTATTCGTACAGTCTGCTTCGTATCCCCGGTATTCCCCGGCATCACAGACTTTGAAGCCATCTTTAAGCGGGTAAAGGATCAGTGCGATCTGTTCTGGCTCGAAAATCTCAATCTACGCGGCAGTTTCAAGAAGACGATCATGGATTATATCGCCGGGAAATATCCTAATCTGTTACCGCTTTACGATGAAATCTATAACAAGCATAATCGTAGCTACTTTGAAGCGCTTGAAGCAAAAGCTGAGGAAATGGCTAAGAAGTATGAGTGCCCATTTGTAGATAATGAAATGCCTTATGGTAGAGTCCCACATGGACATCCGGTGATTGTGGATTATTTCTATCATGAGGAAATTCGAGGGACAGAAAATACCGGAAAAAGAAATCGTTAA
- a CDS encoding radical SAM mobile pair protein A, with amino-acid sequence MSVCIKNQIQNMNIVIGCTVGCTYCYARNNVKRWHMIDDFAVPEFFQSKLKMMEKKRPQNFLLTGMSDLSGWKPEWRDEVFAKIRENPQHQFLFLTKRPDLLDFDTDLENAWFGVTVTRKAELWRIDTLRKNIRAKHYHVTFEPLFDDPGSVDFSGVNWIVVGTMTGAQSRKVHTEPEWAWSLANRAHSLGIPVFMKEDLVPIIGDKNMIQEMPEEFNKVLELQKRWQK; translated from the coding sequence ATGAGCGTTTGCATCAAAAATCAGATTCAAAACATGAATATTGTCATAGGCTGTACAGTGGGGTGTACATATTGCTATGCCCGTAATAATGTGAAACGCTGGCATATGATTGATGACTTCGCTGTTCCTGAGTTCTTCCAGAGTAAGCTCAAGATGATGGAAAAGAAACGTCCGCAGAACTTTCTTCTTACCGGAATGAGCGATCTCTCCGGATGGAAGCCGGAATGGAGAGACGAAGTGTTTGCAAAAATCCGTGAAAATCCACAGCATCAGTTCCTGTTTCTTACCAAACGTCCAGATCTACTGGATTTTGATACCGATCTGGAAAACGCATGGTTTGGCGTTACGGTGACGAGAAAAGCGGAACTGTGGCGTATTGACACACTTCGAAAAAATATCAGAGCAAAACACTACCATGTTACCTTTGAGCCGCTATTTGATGATCCCGGTTCAGTTGACTTTTCCGGAGTCAACTGGATTGTTGTCGGCACTATGACCGGTGCTCAGAGCAGGAAGGTTCATACGGAGCCTGAGTGGGCATGGTCTCTTGCGAACCGGGCACACTCGCTTGGCATTCCGGTGTTTATGAAGGAAGACCTTGTCCCTATCATAGGGGATAAAAATATGATTCAGGAAATGCCGGAAGAATTCAATAAAGTGTTGGAGTTACAGAAAAGATGGCAGAAGTAA
- a CDS encoding radical SAM mobile pair system MarR family transcriptional regulator, translated as MKVNGGFLVTKIKQLGDRIFEKILSEKNIDAFNGAQGRILYVLWQEDGIPIRLLSVKCGLAITSLTTMLERMENQGLISRVQSETDKRKTLLFLTGKAHALKGEYDSVSDEMSSIYYKGFSEEEITRFEEYLDRIRKNLEDWEE; from the coding sequence ATGAAAGTAAATGGCGGATTTCTGGTCACCAAAATAAAACAACTTGGTGACCGGATTTTTGAGAAGATTCTCAGTGAAAAGAATATAGATGCGTTCAATGGAGCCCAGGGGCGTATTCTTTATGTGTTGTGGCAAGAGGATGGAATCCCGATTCGGTTACTCTCGGTCAAATGTGGATTAGCGATAACTTCTCTTACGACGATGCTGGAGAGAATGGAAAATCAAGGACTGATAAGCCGCGTTCAGTCTGAAACGGACAAGAGGAAAACACTCCTATTCCTGACTGGGAAAGCACATGCCTTAAAGGGTGAGTACGATTCTGTATCTGATGAGATGAGTAGCATTTACTATAAAGGTTTTTCAGAGGAAGAAATTACTCGGTTTGAGGAATATCTCGACCGCATCAGAAAGAATCTTGAGGATTGGGAGGAGTAA
- a CDS encoding ASCH domain-containing protein: MDDKVKEFWIKFCNEMKLSKDVKYEAWSFGNTKEMADELAELVNCKIKTATTSAYELYEAGDHIPQVGEYNIILNGLG; this comes from the coding sequence ATGGATGATAAAGTCAAAGAGTTTTGGATTAAATTTTGCAATGAAATGAAGTTATCTAAAGATGTAAAATATGAAGCTTGGAGTTTTGGAAATACTAAAGAAATGGCTGATGAATTGGCGGAATTGGTTAATTGTAAAATTAAGACAGCTACGACATCGGCATATGAACTATATGAAGCCGGAGATCATATTCCACAGGTAGGAGAGTATAATATTATTCTCAACGGTTTGGGATAG
- a CDS encoding IS4 family transposase, which produces MPLEDLVYSMINRKGLTLKMELRNYMKTTHPGTEISKPGYLKQRMKLNPDAFKFLYQEHNKNFYQDEEVEPYTYKGFLILAADGSDINIPTTDETIEKYGSASVRGGKPCAQIGLGCIYDVLNRFILEISINTVKFDEMRVAQEQLKGIKDTIGNRYPYLVVMDRGYPSTPAFLNFIDDGVYFVARLKTSDYKAEQKELKSNDEDVDITLTKARRRNYIGKKEETIMMSRDSFSMRFVKVCLDDGKSEIFATNLPRDKFPEECFAELYHMRWGIETAYEVLKDRLKIKNFTGVKSVLIEQDINSTIYVNNLAEDIICDIEESSQEHLKNDYKHTMQLNRNLSIGLLKNDLIYILIEKDGNKKVALLQALYDEISKNVVPIRHDRHYHRTKGQLAANFSNTHKRSF; this is translated from the coding sequence ATGCCACTAGAAGATTTAGTGTATTCTATGATTAATCGCAAGGGCCTTACTCTCAAAATGGAGCTGCGAAATTATATGAAAACAACACATCCGGGAACAGAAATATCTAAACCAGGTTATCTAAAGCAAAGGATGAAATTAAATCCAGACGCATTTAAGTTTCTTTATCAGGAACATAATAAAAATTTTTACCAGGATGAAGAGGTAGAACCATATACCTATAAAGGATTCCTTATTTTAGCTGCAGATGGATCTGATATAAATATTCCTACAACTGATGAAACCATCGAGAAATACGGAAGTGCCTCAGTGAGAGGAGGAAAACCATGTGCTCAGATTGGGCTGGGATGTATTTACGACGTTCTTAATCGCTTTATTCTGGAAATCAGTATTAATACCGTAAAGTTTGATGAGATGCGAGTAGCCCAGGAACAGTTAAAAGGAATAAAGGATACAATTGGAAACAGATATCCCTATCTTGTTGTTATGGATAGAGGTTATCCTTCGACACCGGCATTTTTGAATTTTATAGATGATGGAGTGTATTTTGTAGCAAGACTAAAAACAAGTGACTATAAGGCTGAACAGAAAGAATTAAAATCAAATGATGAGGATGTCGACATAACATTAACAAAGGCTAGAAGGAGAAATTATATTGGCAAAAAAGAAGAAACTATCATGATGAGCAGAGATTCCTTTTCAATGAGATTTGTAAAGGTGTGTTTAGATGATGGAAAGTCAGAAATTTTCGCTACTAATCTTCCACGGGATAAATTTCCAGAGGAATGCTTTGCAGAACTGTATCATATGCGCTGGGGTATAGAGACGGCCTATGAAGTTTTGAAAGACAGATTAAAAATCAAAAATTTCACAGGGGTAAAATCAGTGCTTATTGAGCAGGACATTAACAGCACTATTTATGTTAACAATCTTGCAGAAGATATAATCTGTGATATAGAAGAAAGTAGCCAGGAGCACCTAAAGAATGATTATAAACATACAATGCAGTTAAACCGAAACCTAAGTATCGGACTTCTGAAAAATGACCTAATATACATTCTTATAGAAAAAGATGGAAATAAAAAAGTAGCGCTACTACAGGCATTGTATGATGAAATAAGCAAAAATGTAGTGCCGATAAGGCATGATAGACATTATCACAGAACTAAAGGACAGCTTGCAGCAAATTTCTCGAATACACATAAGCGAAGTTTCTAA
- a CDS encoding 2-C-methyl-D-erythritol 4-phosphate cytidylyltransferase: MFIKILTKEYKGEKYYYASLVENKRIDGKVVQTVKANLGAVTGEQIPYLKAAYAKKKPRLVYDED; this comes from the coding sequence ATGTTTATAAAAATACTTACAAAAGAATATAAAGGTGAAAAGTATTATTATGCCAGCCTTGTTGAAAACAAACGTATTGATGGCAAGGTTGTGCAGACAGTGAAAGCGAATCTGGGTGCAGTTACTGGGGAGCAGATTCCATATTTGAAGGCAGCCTATGCTAAGAAGAAACCTCGTCTTGTTTATGATGAGGATTAA
- a CDS encoding ribbon-helix-helix domain-containing protein has protein sequence MIIKHKRAKGDDGYRTFSIRIKEEIVSKLDNISTQTGHSRNELIGLLLEYAIENCRVEEK, from the coding sequence TTGATTATAAAACATAAACGAGCAAAAGGTGACGATGGATATAGGACATTCTCTATTCGTATTAAAGAAGAAATAGTTTCAAAACTTGATAATATTTCCACACAGACTGGTCATAGCCGTAATGAACTTATTGGTTTATTATTGGAGTATGCGATTGAGAATTGTAGGGTTGAGGAAAAGTGA
- the guaA gene encoding glutamine-hydrolyzing GMP synthase: protein MELKQELIIVLDFGGQYNQLVARRVRENNVYCEIYSYKTPLEEIKKKNPRGIILTGGPDSCYLPDSATYSKELFELGVPVLGLCYGAQLMQHLLGGKVERASVREYGKIKLTVDKTDSALFENVPKESIVWMSHTDYISKLGEGFEITSHSDDCPVASYENTAKNLYGIQFHPEVLHSEYGSVMLGNFIKNVCKCECNWKMDAFVENSIKAIKEKVGNGKVLCALSGGVDSSVAAVMLSKAVGENLTCVFVDHGLLRKNEGDEVEAVFGPNGNYKLNFIRVNAAERFYSKLAGVSEPEKKRKIIGEEFIRVFEEEAKKIGKVDFLVQGTIYPDVVESGLGGESVVIKSHHNVGGLPDYVDFKEIIEPLRDLFKDEVRKAGLELGIPKHLVFRQPFPGPGLGIRIIGEVTAEKVKIVQDADAIYREEIDKAGLSQEINQYFAALTNMRSVGVMGDYRTYDYAIALRAVKTIDFMTAEAARLPWEVLEKVTNRIINEVDHVNRVLYDITSKPPGTIELE, encoded by the coding sequence ATGGAATTAAAGCAGGAACTTATAATTGTTTTGGACTTTGGAGGCCAGTACAATCAATTAGTTGCAAGAAGAGTAAGAGAAAACAATGTATATTGTGAGATCTATTCATATAAAACCCCTTTAGAAGAGATCAAGAAGAAAAATCCGAGGGGAATCATACTTACAGGAGGACCGGACAGCTGCTATCTGCCTGATTCAGCTACATATTCAAAAGAGCTTTTTGAACTTGGAGTTCCTGTACTTGGACTATGCTACGGTGCACAGCTTATGCAGCATCTACTTGGTGGAAAGGTAGAAAGAGCAAGTGTAAGAGAGTATGGTAAAATCAAACTGACAGTGGATAAGACTGACAGTGCATTGTTTGAGAATGTGCCGAAGGAAAGTATTGTGTGGATGAGCCATACAGACTATATAAGTAAACTTGGTGAAGGATTTGAGATTACATCACATAGTGATGACTGTCCGGTAGCTTCTTATGAGAATACGGCAAAGAATCTCTATGGAATTCAGTTCCACCCTGAAGTTTTGCATTCAGAGTACGGTTCTGTAATGCTTGGAAACTTTATAAAGAATGTCTGCAAATGTGAATGTAACTGGAAAATGGATGCCTTTGTAGAAAACAGTATAAAGGCAATAAAAGAAAAGGTAGGCAATGGTAAGGTACTTTGTGCACTTTCAGGCGGTGTTGACTCATCGGTTGCAGCAGTAATGCTCAGCAAGGCGGTAGGCGAAAACCTTACTTGTGTATTTGTAGACCATGGACTTCTTAGAAAAAATGAAGGTGATGAGGTTGAGGCTGTATTCGGACCGAACGGCAATTATAAGCTAAACTTCATAAGAGTAAATGCAGCGGAAAGATTCTACTCAAAACTTGCAGGTGTAAGCGAGCCTGAAAAGAAGCGTAAGATAATAGGTGAGGAATTTATCAGAGTCTTTGAAGAAGAGGCGAAAAAAATCGGCAAAGTAGATTTCTTAGTACAGGGAACAATTTACCCTGATGTTGTGGAATCAGGACTTGGCGGTGAGAGTGTGGTTATAAAGTCACATCACAATGTAGGAGGACTCCCTGACTATGTTGATTTCAAGGAAATCATAGAGCCGCTTAGAGATCTTTTCAAGGATGAGGTAAGAAAGGCGGGACTTGAGCTTGGCATACCGAAGCATCTTGTATTCCGTCAGCCATTCCCGGGACCGGGGCTTGGAATAAGAATAATAGGTGAAGTTACAGCCGAGAAGGTAAAGATAGTTCAGGATGCAGACGCTATATACCGTGAGGAAATAGATAAGGCAGGACTTTCACAGGAAATCAACCAGTACTTTGCAGCTCTTACTAATATGAGAAGCGTAGGAGTAATGGGCGATTACAGAACTTATGACTATGCCATAGCACTTCGTGCAGTTAAGACAATAGATTTTATGACAGCAGAGGCTGCCAGACTCCCTTGGGAAGTACTTGAAAAGGTGACCAACAGGATTATCAATGAGGTAGACCATGTAAATAGGGTACTCTATGATATCACAAGCAAGCCACCGGGAACTATTGAGCTTGAGTAA